In Deltaproteobacteria bacterium, the following are encoded in one genomic region:
- the htpX gene encoding zinc metalloprotease HtpX, with the protein MGNTLRTTLLLAVLTVFLVWIGKLLGGSQGMIIAFVLAMAMNAFSYWFSDKIVLRMYRAREVTMSEAPDLYAIVRNLATNAGLPMPRVYIIPNDSPNAFATGRNPDHAVVAVTEGLLRLMSREELTGVLAHELAHVRNRDILIGSVAATLAGAVMILANMARWAAIFGGGSRDNKEGGSGGLGLIVMSILAPVGAFLIQTAISRSREYQADATGSKFAGHPEGLASALNKLGQYSKQLPMEASPSTAHMFIVNPLNGRGMMSLFSTHPPLEDRIARLLGRRTPGSISSDRSTSPSKERAADDFWTRLSS; encoded by the coding sequence ATGGGGAACACATTGCGGACAACCCTTTTACTGGCGGTGCTCACCGTATTCCTGGTCTGGATCGGAAAGCTGCTGGGCGGATCCCAGGGGATGATCATCGCCTTCGTTCTGGCTATGGCCATGAATGCGTTCAGTTACTGGTTCTCGGATAAGATCGTCTTGCGCATGTATCGGGCCCGGGAAGTAACGATGTCGGAGGCGCCCGACCTTTACGCCATTGTGAGGAATCTGGCCACCAACGCAGGCTTGCCCATGCCCCGGGTATATATCATACCCAACGATTCTCCAAACGCCTTTGCTACGGGCAGAAACCCGGATCACGCAGTTGTGGCGGTCACCGAAGGGCTTCTTCGACTAATGAGCCGCGAAGAATTGACCGGCGTTCTGGCGCATGAACTCGCTCACGTCAGGAATCGGGACATCCTCATCGGCTCCGTAGCGGCCACACTGGCGGGAGCCGTGATGATTCTGGCGAACATGGCGCGCTGGGCCGCGATCTTTGGTGGGGGCTCCCGGGACAACAAAGAAGGAGGCTCCGGGGGGCTCGGACTGATCGTCATGTCCATCCTTGCCCCCGTCGGCGCATTCCTCATTCAGACTGCGATCTCACGCAGTCGCGAATATCAGGCGGACGCAACAGGCTCGAAGTTTGCCGGACATCCGGAAGGTCTGGCGAGCGCGCTTAACAAGCTGGGACAGTATTCCAAACAGCTTCCCATGGAAGCGAGCCCCAGCACCGCGCACATGTTCATTGTGAATCCGCTGAACGGAAGAGGCATGATGAGCTTGTTCTCTACTCATCCGCCGTTGGAAGATCGCATCGCCCGTCTACTGGGCCGGAGGACCCCGGGCTCGATATCGTCAGACCGGAGCACCTCCCCGAGCAAGGAACGGGCGGCGGACGATTTCTGGACTCGTCTCTCTTCCTGA
- a CDS encoding antibiotic biosynthesis monooxygenase has translation MAVRVLIKRRLRKGISQDVLALLNRLRSGAMNRDGYVTGESLLGIDDPKKLLVISTWQDMGCWKSWKEDPSRMESESDLEKYLDGPTEYEAYALGMYHH, from the coding sequence ATGGCGGTTAGAGTATTGATCAAAAGACGCTTGAGAAAAGGGATATCTCAGGACGTATTGGCCCTTCTCAACAGGTTGCGTTCCGGGGCCATGAATCGGGACGGGTACGTTACCGGTGAAAGCCTGCTCGGCATCGACGATCCAAAAAAGCTGCTAGTGATCAGTACTTGGCAAGACATGGGTTGCTGGAAAAGCTGGAAAGAGGATCCAAGCAGAATGGAAAGCGAAAGCGATTTGGAGAAGTATCTCGATGGCCCGACCGAGTATGAAGCGTATGCTTTAGGGATGTACCATCATTAG
- a CDS encoding chemotaxis protein CheX: MDATLINPFLEAILNVLKTMAFVDAKTGKMYLKKDRKANGDVTGIIGLTGDVTGTLSITFTEGCIKGIIANMLGEEVHEIDDEVRDAVGEITNMACGDARRKLDDMGYRVASPRPTIVSGKNHVVQHLDRSSPCIAIPFETEFGGFTVEVSIRSEK, encoded by the coding sequence ATGGACGCGACGCTGATAAATCCCTTTTTGGAAGCGATATTGAATGTGTTGAAGACCATGGCTTTCGTGGATGCCAAAACGGGCAAGATGTATCTAAAGAAAGATCGTAAGGCGAACGGAGATGTTACAGGCATCATCGGACTTACGGGTGACGTAACGGGCACGCTTTCGATCACGTTCACGGAAGGCTGCATTAAGGGCATTATAGCCAACATGCTCGGCGAGGAAGTACACGAGATCGATGATGAAGTCCGCGACGCCGTTGGGGAGATCACCAATATGGCCTGCGGAGATGCTCGAAGAAAACTGGACGATATGGGGTACAGGGTGGCGTCGCCCAGACCTACCATTGTTTCCGGTAAGAACCATGTGGTCCAGCACCTGGACCGATCCTCCCCATGCATCGCCATCCCATTCGAAACGGAATTCGGTGGTTTTACAGTGGAAGTGAGTATTAGATCCGAGAAGTGA
- the rfbB gene encoding dTDP-glucose 4,6-dehydratase translates to MNQKTILVTGGAGFIGTNFVRHVLACKSWKIVTLDALTYAGNPANLADLPPEHTVRHRFVRGDIRDVEALAWLFSEERFDGVVHFAAESHVDRSIMGPEAFIETNVLGTFRLLDMSLDHWRRNDRRPDFRFLHVSTDEVYGSLGAEGSFSECSAYDPSSPYSASKASSDHFVRAYHRTYGLPTVVTNCSNNYGPYQFPEKLVPLMILNVLEEKPLPVYGDGKNVRDWLYVVDHCEALVRVFEEGVPGETYNIGGNEERTNIEVVEMLCDILDARLDRTGSRSSRRLIRFVTDRPGHDLRYAIDAAKLRNTLGWRPASRFKEALQSTVDWYLGHLDWVKSIQTGEYRRWIERNYHQREMRRMP, encoded by the coding sequence ATGAATCAAAAAACCATCCTCGTCACCGGAGGGGCCGGATTCATCGGCACGAACTTCGTCCGGCACGTACTGGCCTGTAAATCCTGGAAGATCGTGACCCTCGACGCGCTGACCTACGCCGGGAATCCGGCCAACCTGGCCGATCTGCCGCCGGAACATACCGTCAGGCATCGTTTTGTTCGCGGCGACATCAGGGATGTCGAAGCTCTCGCGTGGCTGTTTTCGGAAGAACGGTTCGATGGTGTGGTCCATTTCGCAGCCGAATCCCATGTCGATCGATCCATCATGGGGCCTGAAGCCTTTATCGAGACCAATGTGCTGGGGACGTTTCGTCTGCTGGACATGAGCCTCGATCATTGGCGGCGAAATGATAGAAGGCCCGACTTTCGTTTTCTCCATGTTTCGACGGACGAGGTTTACGGCAGCTTGGGAGCGGAAGGTTCGTTTTCTGAATGCTCAGCCTATGATCCCTCGAGTCCCTATTCGGCATCAAAAGCGTCGTCGGATCATTTTGTTCGCGCCTACCACCGCACGTACGGGCTTCCCACCGTGGTCACCAACTGTTCTAACAACTACGGACCGTACCAGTTTCCCGAGAAACTCGTCCCGCTGATGATTCTGAACGTTTTGGAGGAAAAACCCCTACCCGTTTACGGGGACGGAAAGAACGTTCGCGATTGGCTGTATGTTGTCGATCACTGCGAGGCCCTTGTACGGGTATTCGAGGAAGGTGTTCCGGGTGAAACGTACAACATCGGCGGAAACGAAGAGCGCACCAACATCGAAGTGGTGGAAATGCTTTGTGATATTTTGGATGCCCGCCTGGATCGGACCGGGAGCCGATCCAGCAGAAGGCTCATCCGTTTCGTGACGGATCGGCCGGGCCACGACCTCCGCTATGCCATCGATGCGGCCAAGCTGAGGAATACCCTTGGTTGGCGCCCCGCCAGCCGGTTTAAGGAGGCCCTCCAGTCCACGGTGGATTGGTACCTCGGCCACCTCGACTGGGTCAAATCCATTCAGACCGGGGAATACCGCCGCTGGATCGAACGCAATTACCATCAGAGGGAAATGCGCCGGATGCCGTGA
- a CDS encoding epoxyqueuosine reductase has protein sequence MKVRRVDEDPGSRVVTIIREFVENSPENALERGVEEPAWDAPLVGFSEGLDPIYDRLKENIGEFLWTPIEAFSLAFPQLRVDSKELSIISWVLPQTMATKVEQRRQKAFPSQRWARARLFGEEFNNALRRHVTESLQAMGIAAVAPVLSPFWKRRESPRYGYASNWSERHAAFVSGLGTFGLSDGLITSVGKAVRVGSVVARLAVRPTPRPYENHHAYCLFHAKGICAKCADRCPAKAISRTGHDKTACWTYIRQITSPYVEVNFGFKANACGLCQTDVPCESGIPVKPD, from the coding sequence ATGAAGGTGCGGCGCGTGGACGAAGATCCGGGGAGCCGGGTCGTCACCATCATAAGGGAATTTGTCGAGAACTCTCCGGAGAACGCTTTGGAGCGAGGGGTGGAGGAACCGGCATGGGATGCGCCCCTGGTGGGATTCTCCGAAGGTCTTGATCCGATATACGATCGGCTCAAGGAAAACATCGGGGAATTCCTGTGGACTCCGATCGAGGCGTTCTCGTTGGCCTTTCCCCAACTCCGAGTGGATTCCAAAGAGCTCTCGATCATCTCCTGGGTGTTGCCTCAGACGATGGCAACCAAGGTTGAACAGCGTCGCCAAAAAGCCTTTCCTTCCCAACGATGGGCGCGCGCACGCCTGTTTGGAGAAGAGTTCAATAACGCTCTCCGCCGACACGTGACCGAAAGCCTCCAGGCGATGGGAATCGCGGCTGTGGCCCCTGTCTTGTCACCTTTCTGGAAGAGACGGGAATCCCCTCGATACGGATACGCTTCAAACTGGTCCGAACGGCACGCTGCGTTCGTCTCCGGTTTGGGAACGTTCGGTTTGAGCGACGGACTGATCACTTCCGTGGGTAAAGCCGTTCGTGTCGGGAGCGTGGTAGCCCGACTTGCCGTTCGGCCCACGCCAAGACCGTATGAAAACCACCACGCCTATTGTCTCTTCCATGCCAAGGGAATATGCGCCAAATGCGCGGATCGCTGCCCGGCCAAGGCCATTTCAAGAACGGGGCACGACAAAACGGCCTGTTGGACCTATATTCGACAGATCACCTCACCCTATGTGGAAGTGAACTTCGGGTTTAAGGCAAACGCCTGCGGACTTTGCCAGACAGATGTTCCGTGCGAATCCGGCATTCCCGTGAAACCGGATTAA
- a CDS encoding DUF72 domain-containing protein: MARTELFEPSGFYFRGLHPRIFMGTASDRYAGWIGQVYSRDRYDKRISRRSRKLGGRTYVEETLPVDSVEEYFEHFRSLELDFTFYPLLLEEDGEPSQNFHVLDRYSQHLKEEDYLILKVPKVLFAQKILQHGTFVENGLYLDAETFRRRFYEPAVELLGSRLRGLVFEQEYQRKQDRVSPDEVADSLDRFFAAIPKDDRYHVELRTEAYLSSSVFKVLESHGIGQVLSHWTWLPPLTKQLELSGNRFLNAAGDCIVRLMTPKGVRYEQAYAEAHPFNALVDGMLDPNMVSDTVRIMDAGVRREVDVHVIVNNRAGGNAPLIAKLLAEEFVHMRAAPAR, encoded by the coding sequence ATGGCCCGTACAGAGTTGTTTGAGCCCAGCGGTTTCTATTTCAGAGGTCTCCATCCTCGTATATTCATGGGCACCGCAAGTGACCGGTACGCGGGTTGGATCGGCCAGGTCTATTCCAGAGACCGATACGACAAGAGGATCAGCAGGAGGTCCCGAAAACTGGGAGGGCGGACCTACGTTGAAGAGACCCTTCCGGTGGACAGCGTGGAAGAGTATTTCGAGCATTTCCGTTCTCTCGAATTGGATTTCACGTTCTATCCACTCCTTTTGGAGGAGGACGGCGAACCGTCTCAGAATTTTCACGTTCTGGATCGATATTCCCAACATCTGAAAGAGGAAGACTACCTAATCCTGAAAGTGCCGAAAGTCCTGTTCGCACAGAAAATATTGCAGCATGGGACCTTCGTGGAGAACGGGCTGTACCTCGATGCGGAAACGTTTCGTCGCCGGTTTTATGAACCGGCGGTGGAGCTGCTCGGGTCTCGTTTGAGGGGGCTCGTATTCGAGCAGGAATATCAGCGGAAGCAGGACCGGGTTTCCCCTGATGAGGTGGCCGACAGTCTGGACCGGTTTTTCGCGGCGATACCCAAAGATGATCGCTATCACGTCGAGTTGCGCACGGAGGCGTACCTTTCCTCCTCTGTGTTCAAAGTGCTTGAAAGCCACGGAATCGGGCAAGTGCTGTCCCATTGGACCTGGCTGCCTCCGCTTACCAAACAGCTCGAGTTGTCCGGAAATAGGTTCCTCAATGCGGCGGGGGATTGCATCGTTCGGTTGATGACTCCGAAGGGGGTCCGGTACGAACAGGCTTACGCCGAGGCGCATCCGTTCAACGCTTTGGTGGATGGGATGCTCGACCCGAACATGGTGTCGGATACGGTTCGAATTATGGACGCGGGTGTACGCCGGGAAGTCGATGTTCATGTCATCGTGAACAACCGGGCGGGAGGGAACGCGCCACTCATCGCCAAACTCCTGGCGGAGGAATTTGTGCATATGCGCGCAGCGCCGGCTCGTTAG
- the sfsA gene encoding DNA/RNA nuclease SfsA: MKTPHKPLIRFPKDCIFARFRRRKNRFHVEVEKDGALMGAHCNNSGSMLGLLRPGAEVMVSPASRPGRKLPYTLELIRPHGFWVGVNTLAPNRLLFEAWKARLLPEVLDYTVFHAETVIGKSRLDAFLTGPQGRLWVEAKNVTLVEDDVAYFPDAVTERGQKHLRELIDLAHSGHRVACFYLIQRPDASCFGPADFIDPEFSHLFRQATEAGVESWPYEALVSPGGIALGPRLPVRPFN, translated from the coding sequence ATGAAAACGCCGCATAAGCCCCTTATACGTTTTCCCAAAGACTGTATATTCGCACGGTTCAGGCGTCGGAAAAACCGGTTTCACGTCGAGGTGGAAAAAGACGGCGCATTGATGGGAGCACACTGCAACAATTCCGGCAGTATGCTGGGATTGCTGCGGCCCGGAGCCGAGGTAATGGTTTCGCCTGCCTCGCGTCCGGGTCGAAAACTACCCTATACGCTCGAGCTGATTCGGCCCCATGGGTTTTGGGTGGGAGTAAACACCCTGGCGCCCAATCGACTGCTTTTCGAGGCGTGGAAGGCGCGTCTCCTGCCCGAGGTTCTGGATTATACCGTCTTTCATGCTGAAACCGTAATCGGAAAGAGTCGCCTTGACGCTTTCCTTACCGGCCCGCAGGGGCGTTTATGGGTGGAAGCGAAAAACGTCACCCTCGTGGAAGACGACGTCGCCTATTTCCCGGATGCCGTAACGGAACGAGGGCAAAAGCATCTGAGAGAGTTGATCGATCTGGCGCACAGCGGGCATCGAGTGGCGTGCTTCTATCTGATTCAGAGACCGGACGCGTCCTGTTTCGGACCGGCCGATTTCATCGATCCCGAATTCTCCCATCTGTTCCGGCAGGCCACGGAAGCCGGCGTCGAATCCTGGCCGTATGAGGCGCTCGTTTCGCCGGGAGGCATTGCCTTGGGTCCCCGACTGCCGGTGCGTCCTTTCAACTGA
- the galE gene encoding UDP-glucose 4-epimerase GalE — translation MLVLITGGAGYIGSFANRVLLEKGLETVVLDNFTAGHRGAVPHGAPFVRADLNEMDTVRNAFRSYRFDAVLHFAAHSLVGESVEHPLEYYRNNVAGTVNLLSAMKAAGVRKFVFSSSAALYGNPTEIPIDEHHRVMPINPYGRSKAMIEQILEDCASAWGLKTVALRYFNAAGASPNGDMGEDHRNETHLIPLILRAAMGTGRAGEPVRVFGTDYDTPDGTCLRDYIHVIDLAEAHVLALDWMERVGGCTWFNLGNERGFSVLEIIRVCEEVTGISIPWKPAARRSGDPAILVASSKKIRRELGWSPRYSEIRDIVRTAWLWHSSHSRGYGD, via the coding sequence ATGCTGGTTTTGATTACGGGGGGAGCGGGATATATCGGTTCCTTTGCGAATCGGGTATTGTTGGAAAAAGGCTTGGAGACCGTTGTGCTGGACAATTTCACCGCGGGGCACCGGGGTGCTGTTCCCCATGGCGCGCCATTCGTCCGAGCGGATTTGAATGAGATGGATACAGTACGGAACGCCTTTCGGAGCTATCGCTTCGATGCGGTGCTGCACTTTGCGGCGCATTCCCTAGTGGGCGAATCCGTCGAGCATCCGCTCGAGTACTACCGGAACAACGTGGCTGGCACGGTGAATCTGCTGAGCGCTATGAAAGCCGCCGGAGTGCGCAAATTCGTATTTTCGTCCAGTGCGGCGCTGTATGGAAACCCCACCGAGATCCCCATCGACGAGCATCACCGGGTTATGCCCATCAACCCGTACGGGCGTTCCAAAGCCATGATCGAGCAGATTTTGGAGGACTGCGCTTCAGCCTGGGGATTGAAAACCGTGGCTCTCAGATACTTCAACGCGGCAGGGGCTTCTCCGAACGGAGACATGGGCGAGGATCACCGCAACGAAACCCATTTAATACCGTTGATATTAAGGGCCGCGATGGGGACGGGGCGAGCCGGTGAACCTGTTCGCGTTTTCGGCACGGACTATGACACTCCGGACGGCACCTGCCTCCGGGACTATATTCACGTCATTGATCTGGCTGAGGCCCACGTCCTGGCGTTGGACTGGATGGAGCGGGTCGGCGGCTGTACCTGGTTTAATCTGGGCAACGAGCGGGGATTTTCCGTGCTTGAAATCATCCGTGTCTGCGAGGAGGTCACCGGAATCTCGATTCCATGGAAACCCGCGGCCCGGAGGAGCGGCGATCCGGCCATCCTCGTTGCGTCATCAAAAAAAATCAGACGAGAACTCGGGTGGTCTCCCCGATACTCGGAGATTCGAGACATCGTAAGGACCGCTTGGCTGTGGCATTCCTCGCATTCCCGAGGCTATGGGGACTGA
- a CDS encoding bile acid:sodium symporter, producing AGRSIDLSLSAMMRCLSMIVFVPILIVEILQRVTPKLIGTLRERQFPVTVGFLALVNLAVFSKYARFFRQQPDAILIAALVAVVLAALFMLFGLLIFWKSPVPDQLATAICMCNINNVLVLVFSSEFFGPLEPTLAAMYLFPFYSVIIPMGMYRRWRMG from the coding sequence TTGCCGGACGATCCATCGATCTTTCGCTGTCGGCCATGATGCGCTGTCTGAGTATGATCGTGTTCGTGCCGATTCTCATTGTGGAGATCCTGCAACGCGTCACTCCCAAGCTGATAGGAACCCTCAGAGAGCGCCAGTTTCCCGTTACGGTGGGATTTCTGGCCCTGGTCAACTTGGCCGTGTTCTCGAAATACGCACGGTTTTTTCGCCAACAGCCGGACGCCATTTTGATTGCCGCCCTGGTTGCCGTTGTGTTGGCCGCTCTGTTCATGCTTTTCGGCCTGTTGATTTTTTGGAAATCCCCGGTCCCGGATCAACTGGCCACGGCTATATGTATGTGTAACATCAACAACGTACTGGTCCTGGTGTTTTCTTCCGAATTTTTCGGACCGCTGGAACCCACGCTGGCGGCCATGTACCTTTTCCCCTTTTACAGTGTGATCATTCCCATGGGGATGTACAGGCGATGGCGCATGGGGTGA
- the pal gene encoding peptidoglycan-associated lipoprotein Pal, with protein sequence MKAKRVWTGWMVVIFVLSLVFAVSCAKEGLRDTPDKPGSPGDEMAKEGAGAEGQTDAEMAKLREQLAKEIAEMSAKELRKQVETEKVFFAFDSAKLTQASKVALLRKAGYMMEKAPEIKLLIEGHCDERGSVEYNLALGQRRAESAKDYLVKAGVDSDRIRTVSYGKERPVDPAHNEDAWSQNRRDEFIIE encoded by the coding sequence ATGAAAGCCAAACGAGTTTGGACGGGGTGGATGGTAGTCATTTTTGTCTTGAGTCTAGTCTTTGCGGTCTCATGCGCCAAAGAAGGCTTGAGGGATACACCGGATAAGCCCGGCTCTCCGGGGGACGAAATGGCGAAGGAAGGTGCGGGAGCGGAAGGTCAGACCGACGCGGAAATGGCGAAGTTGAGGGAACAATTGGCCAAAGAAATCGCCGAGATGTCCGCTAAAGAGCTCCGGAAACAGGTCGAGACGGAGAAGGTCTTTTTTGCTTTTGACTCCGCCAAGTTGACCCAGGCTTCGAAGGTGGCTTTGCTGCGAAAGGCCGGCTACATGATGGAAAAGGCTCCGGAGATCAAGCTGCTCATAGAAGGACACTGTGACGAACGTGGCAGCGTAGAGTACAACTTGGCTCTTGGACAGCGCAGAGCGGAATCCGCTAAAGATTACCTGGTGAAAGCCGGTGTGGATTCGGACCGGATTCGTACGGTCAGCTACGGAAAGGAACGGCCGGTAGACCCTGCTCACAACGAAGACGCGTGGTCCCAGAATCGGCGCGACGAATTTATAATTGAATAG
- a CDS encoding glycogen/starch synthase yields the protein MSLELKPRPEKKGRTIVFVTFESEFAPLGGLAAVMRALPREMAGTGSEDCILIAPFFREITRCKESLYKRIQRTGLSPKVRFGGRTYDVEIWLHTDDSGFQSFLIYSPDFFQAPCDCSDPSNPRSPCNPYFNPSKPEGLLDDALFFCAAVPEVLTAIGRIRNLVLNLQDWQTANVVFTIREKNEIVSAACVLTLHNPYDAPIDDSDFRKISGESTWGATVLTRALPYIEGPLNTVSEIFAKELTEETLHNAVYAPHLQDLFRTKRLLGINNGLFAKPDFPPSAIESAEEEDVQPLLDEKRRRRRELEQALLQKEIKGSWGRLDLSGFPGPIFFMFGRDDPRQKGYDVLAAAIRETEPGKAMYIFTPMPGDEGTDGLRFLRDLALRERPGEILVLPFRIESDLYKNLQQGSSFLVMPSFYEPFGGATEGYAVGTPVLARATGGLIQQVAPFTCASLSRAARELAVAFHGRSAPATGFLFREPWMPAGETSADWRSILSCEYRDQMPDGDRLKSRMNIRLFSSMAREAAWTLQDATKLYTEQQQAYGKMMFNGFKMLEAFSWDYTVREYQRVYDQVCNTF from the coding sequence ATGAGCCTCGAACTCAAACCGCGTCCCGAGAAAAAAGGAAGGACCATCGTTTTTGTAACATTCGAAAGTGAATTCGCTCCACTGGGAGGGCTTGCGGCTGTCATGAGAGCCCTTCCTCGAGAGATGGCCGGAACCGGATCGGAAGACTGCATCCTCATCGCGCCTTTTTTCAGAGAAATCACGCGTTGCAAGGAATCTCTTTACAAGCGGATTCAACGAACCGGACTCTCCCCCAAGGTAAGGTTCGGCGGCCGAACGTATGACGTGGAAATTTGGCTCCATACGGACGACAGCGGATTTCAGAGTTTCTTGATCTATTCTCCCGATTTTTTTCAGGCTCCCTGCGATTGCAGCGACCCGTCCAATCCACGATCTCCCTGCAATCCTTATTTCAACCCGTCCAAACCGGAAGGCTTGCTGGATGACGCGCTCTTTTTTTGTGCCGCGGTCCCGGAGGTCCTGACAGCCATAGGCAGGATTAGAAACCTCGTTCTCAATCTTCAGGACTGGCAGACCGCCAACGTCGTGTTTACCATCCGAGAGAAGAACGAGATCGTGTCGGCGGCCTGTGTGCTGACCCTCCACAACCCCTATGACGCTCCAATAGACGATTCGGACTTCAGGAAGATTTCCGGCGAATCCACATGGGGAGCGACCGTATTGACGAGAGCCCTTCCATATATCGAAGGCCCGTTAAATACGGTTTCGGAGATCTTCGCAAAAGAATTGACGGAGGAGACCTTACACAACGCCGTATATGCGCCCCATTTGCAAGACCTCTTTCGTACAAAACGTCTGCTCGGCATCAATAACGGCCTGTTCGCAAAACCCGACTTTCCTCCGTCCGCCATCGAATCCGCCGAGGAAGAAGACGTTCAGCCCCTGCTCGATGAAAAACGAAGACGGCGCCGGGAGTTGGAACAGGCTCTACTCCAGAAGGAGATCAAAGGATCCTGGGGCCGCCTGGACCTTTCCGGGTTCCCCGGGCCCATTTTCTTTATGTTCGGTCGTGACGACCCCAGGCAGAAGGGTTACGACGTGCTTGCAGCGGCCATCCGCGAGACGGAACCCGGAAAGGCCATGTATATATTTACCCCGATGCCCGGAGACGAGGGAACGGACGGGCTGCGTTTCCTGCGCGATCTGGCTCTTCGGGAACGGCCGGGAGAGATACTTGTGCTACCGTTTCGCATTGAATCGGATCTATACAAGAACCTGCAGCAGGGCAGTTCCTTTCTTGTGATGCCTTCCTTTTACGAGCCTTTTGGAGGAGCTACCGAGGGCTATGCAGTGGGCACACCTGTCCTTGCCCGCGCCACGGGAGGCCTGATCCAGCAGGTGGCGCCCTTTACCTGCGCCTCTCTCAGCCGTGCGGCCCGCGAATTGGCGGTCGCGTTTCACGGAAGGTCGGCGCCGGCTACAGGGTTTCTGTTTCGAGAGCCTTGGATGCCGGCAGGGGAGACGAGCGCGGACTGGAGATCGATTCTGAGTTGCGAATACCGGGATCAAATGCCCGACGGCGACCGTTTAAAGAGCCGCATGAACATCCGCCTCTTCAGCTCGATGGCCCGGGAAGCCGCCTGGACCCTCCAGGACGCCACCAAACTGTATACCGAGCAGCAGCAGGCCTACGGGAAAATGATGTTCAACGGATTTAAGATGCTCGAAGCCTTCAGTTGGGATTATACGGTGCGGGAGTACCAGCGTGTCTATGACCAGGTCTGCAATACGTTCTAG
- a CDS encoding bile acid:sodium symporter, producing the protein MLRAKDIIMLVTVYTTMAAGILKPAIGAPFQPYLTALIMVFLFLSFMNIRLEEVFRTIHGSWRSIVSLTLVKMVALPVIVYLLFSITFPSYALAALLLAGISTGVVAPFISNLVRANSPMVLVMVVVTSLVAPFTLPTLVKV; encoded by the coding sequence ATGCTGCGCGCCAAAGACATCATCATGCTCGTGACTGTTTACACTACCATGGCCGCCGGGATTCTGAAGCCGGCGATTGGAGCGCCTTTCCAGCCGTATCTAACGGCCCTGATCATGGTTTTCCTTTTTCTCAGTTTCATGAACATCCGGCTGGAGGAAGTCTTTAGGACGATACACGGTTCATGGCGATCCATAGTGTCTCTTACTCTGGTTAAGATGGTGGCGTTACCCGTGATCGTGTATCTCCTTTTCAGCATAACATTTCCTTCCTATGCGCTAGCCGCTCTGTTGTTGGCGGGCATTTCCACCGGAGTGGTCGCTCCGTTTATTTCCAACCTGGTGAGGGCGAACAGCCCTATGGTTCTCGTCATGGTGGTGGTAACGTCACTGGTGGCTCCTTTTACATTGCCGACCCTGGTGAAGGTC